In one window of Microbacterium dextranolyticum DNA:
- a CDS encoding DUF6993 domain-containing protein: MRLLALHPSRFAVACTIGLVAALGVAGCAPTPTPLPAPSTSATPTATPTPTATAPVLVPEGSAADNLPLFREVMNAVAATDARVQGRAYIDALVAAGFPKTAMELTNDQTTVGNPADSIQFSVKWAGECLVGQVGPSTPAPTALVLPLVPGDTCLVGQTRPIDW; this comes from the coding sequence GTGCGCCTTCTCGCTCTCCACCCGTCCCGATTCGCCGTCGCGTGCACGATCGGACTGGTCGCCGCGCTCGGCGTGGCCGGATGCGCACCGACGCCGACGCCCCTGCCGGCTCCGTCGACATCGGCCACCCCGACGGCGACTCCGACTCCGACCGCCACCGCGCCGGTGCTCGTGCCGGAGGGGTCCGCGGCGGACAATCTGCCGCTGTTCCGCGAGGTGATGAACGCCGTCGCCGCTACCGACGCGCGCGTGCAGGGCCGCGCCTACATCGACGCGCTCGTCGCGGCAGGGTTCCCGAAGACCGCCATGGAGCTGACGAATGACCAGACGACGGTGGGGAACCCCGCCGACTCGATCCAGTTCTCGGTGAAGTGGGCGGGGGAGTGTCTGGTCGGTCAGGTGGGGCCGTCGACGCCGGCGCCTACCGCGCTCGTTCTTCCGCTCGTTCCGGGCGACACGTGCCTGGTCGGGCAGACCCGCCCCATCGACTGGTGA